Proteins from one Scyliorhinus canicula chromosome 6, sScyCan1.1, whole genome shotgun sequence genomic window:
- the LOC119967826 gene encoding zinc finger protein 239-like has translation MEQYCSICSVDKLYSCSKCGCRFERSSDLERHECDQSRERLCKCGNSAKLEVETDQHSHTGERTFTCSLCGKGFAQSSDLLRHQRIHTGERPFTCFMCEKGFAESTSLLAHQRIHTGERPFTCSVCGKGFIRSSTLLAHQRFHTRERPFTCSVCGKGFKQSSDLLTHKRVHTGERPFTCSVCGKGFIQISHLRSHQRLHTGERPFTCSVCGKGFTQVSTLLSHQRVHTGERPFICSVCEKGFSRSSNLVKHQQVHN, from the coding sequence ATGGAACAGTATTGCAGCATTTGCAGTGTGGACAAACTGTACTCGTGTTCCAAGTGTGGATGCAGATTTGAACGATCATCGGACCTGGAGAGGCATGAGTGTGACCAAAGCAGGGAGAGGCTGTGTAAATGTGGGAACAGTGCGAAGCTGGAGGTGGAAACTGATcaacacagtcacactggggaaaggacaTTTACCTGTTctttgtgtgggaaaggatttgctcAGTCATccgacctgctgagacaccagcgaattcacactggggagaggccattcacttgcttCATGTGTGAAAAGGGATTCGCTGAGTCAACAAGCCTCCTGgcacaccagcgcattcacacaggagagaggccattcacctgctccgtgtgtggaaagggattcattcggtcatcaaccctgctggcacaccagcgatttcacaccagggagagaccgttcacctgttctgtgtgtgggaagggatttaaacaGTCATCAGACCTGTTGACACacaagcgagttcacactggggagagaccgttcacctgctcggtgtgtgggaagggattcatacaAATCTCCCATTTGCGAAGCCACCAGcggcttcacactggggagaggccatttacctgctcagtgtgtggcaAGGGATTCACACAAGTCTCCACTCTACTcagccatcagcgagttcacactggggaaaggcccttcatctgctctgtgtgtgagaagggatttagTCGATCATCCAACCTGGTGAAGCACCAACAAGTTCATAACTAA